In Chloroflexota bacterium, the sequence CCGCCATGTGGAAACCGATCGCCCAACCCAGTTCTGCGTAACAGCCAACATTCTTCGCATCCCCTGTTGAAGGCGAAGAACGACACCCATGGATGTTGTCATCCCGAGTGTAGCGAAGGTGTCTCACGTTATGGGATGCTGGCTATTTCTAGCCACCTAGCTTGCCCCTGCGTTGAAGCTCATCGGCCACCTTTCCCAGGCCCAGTGGCTCCAGCGTGCTTCTGGTAGGCCAACCTGTAATCTTGTCCCAGCCCTCCAGCTCATAATACTTCGCCTTCCACTCTTCGAACCTGTCCTTATCCAGGGCCCTGCCGGCTACGTTGGCGTATCGCCACTGCCCGTTCTCATATACGGGGAAATGGTTGATCCTGGTGGAGGGCACCTGGTACACGTAAGGGGCGAACACTTCCATGTCCCTATGCCTACCCTGCAGTACCCATACAGCTCTGTCAAGATTCCAGGTTCTCCTCCCGATTTCCATGCCATCAACGAAGCTAATGTTCTTCCCGGTAACAGCGTTGAAGAACCTGGCTTCTCCCTCCGGGGTATACCCTGAAAAATCAGGCGCATTGGCGTTAAAGAAGTTCGGCCACAGCAAATCGCAGTAGCCGACCGAGTCTTTCCAGAACCTGGCGTAGCGCCTGCCCCAGGCAATCGTCTTGGCCCTACTGGCGGAGTAGAGACCGGCATCGCTGTAGTCAAACATTAAGGGATCGCCCTGGAGGGGCAACACCTTCTGCGAGAGAATTCCCACCAGCCTCTCCGCCGAGATGACAGGCTCTGTTTTGCTTATCGAGGCCACTCGGGGAATACCGTGGGTGGGTAGGTCGAAGCTGTGGTCATTGGAGTCTCTGTCACCCAGAATAGTGGCGTACTCTTGATCAACCCCTGCCCTGGGATCGTTGTGTTCCGAGTATCCCCAGTGGGGGTAGGGCAAAAGCCCGCTCTCCAGGTCATCTTTGCGTCGGCCCCATCTCTCTGCCGCACGCTCCAGCCCCTCGGCCAGATCATCCCCCACCCCCTCCCTGTAGGCTATCATTTTCAGGTACGCTGCCTTGTACTCCTCCGTCCCCCATTTGTCGAAGGGTAGGTCGCAGTTAATCGCCTTGCCCGGCCCAATGGCATCCATCAGGAAGAGAATGTAGAAATAGACGTCAGCAAAAAAAACGTCATAGACATTGATGCCATAGTCGTTGAGCAGGTCAGTCGTCCGATAGCGAGCCTTGGCCAAACCGTGGATGTCGGTGGGCTCCGCCAGGCCGCCGGCCCATTCACCTGGAGTCATCCAGGTCGGCTGCGTTCCTGGCGGGATGATGCCGAGATATGGCCAGTTAGTGGTAAAACAGTGGGCCTCGTTGGCCAGACCGCTGGCCATTCTCCTGCTGCAGGCCACTGGGCAACCCTGGCACCCCTTTGGTCGGCACGGCTCCCAGATAGGCGCAATTGGGACCGCTCCAGGCGACTGATTGATGATCCAGTAGTCGGTGAAATTGACGATCGGGGCCTCATTCCTGGGGTTATCCACATTGAACTGGAAATTGGTCTTATGCCATAACCACGTATCTATCAATGCCTTCGAATCGGCCACCTTAATACCACCCGTTCCTCTTACGCTGATGGCCTTCAGGTTCTTAGCCCCCCAGGCACCCCCAAACCCACCCTGTCCTGCCGCAAAGCCGCCATCGTGCATCACTGTGGCTATCCTGCTCAGATGCTCTCCCGCCTGGCCAATGCAGAGGACAGCCGGCTTCTGAGTGGTGTAGGCATCTCCCACTGCTTGCCAGTCGTTGAGTCTGTTGCCAGTCACCCTAGCCCAGATTTCCTCCTGCGTCTTTCTCGTCCCTAATCCCCATAAGCCCCTGGCGTCTTCAATGGTCACGTGGTCATTGATCACATTGATCCATACTGGTGCATCGGCTTTGCCCTCGATCACTACGCCGTCCCAGCCAGCATACTTTAGCTGGGGGGCGAACCGGCCACCA encodes:
- a CDS encoding aldehyde:ferredoxin oxidoreductase, with product MGYGYAGKILRLNLSNRSVSTIDTAQYEEWVGGHGLGSAIFWDLCQDKTVSGFDPRNVITIMAGPMAGTLAPGSTRCEMQGIGPQGYPIEWFTRSSFGGRFAPQLKYAGWDGVVIEGKADAPVWINVINDHVTIEDARGLWGLGTRKTQEEIWARVTGNRLNDWQAVGDAYTTQKPAVLCIGQAGEHLSRIATVMHDGGFAAGQGGFGGAWGAKNLKAISVRGTGGIKVADSKALIDTWLWHKTNFQFNVDNPRNEAPIVNFTDYWIINQSPGAVPIAPIWEPCRPKGCQGCPVACSRRMASGLANEAHCFTTNWPYLGIIPPGTQPTWMTPGEWAGGLAEPTDIHGLAKARYRTTDLLNDYGINVYDVFFADVYFYILFLMDAIGPGKAINCDLPFDKWGTEEYKAAYLKMIAYREGVGDDLAEGLERAAERWGRRKDDLESGLLPYPHWGYSEHNDPRAGVDQEYATILGDRDSNDHSFDLPTHGIPRVASISKTEPVISAERLVGILSQKVLPLQGDPLMFDYSDAGLYSASRAKTIAWGRRYARFWKDSVGYCDLLWPNFFNANAPDFSGYTPEGEARFFNAVTGKNISFVDGMEIGRRTWNLDRAVWVLQGRHRDMEVFAPYVYQVPSTRINHFPVYENGQWRYANVAGRALDKDRFEEWKAKYYELEGWDKITGWPTRSTLEPLGLGKVADELQRRGKLGG